One genomic segment of Sphaerodactylus townsendi isolate TG3544 linkage group LG07, MPM_Stown_v2.3, whole genome shotgun sequence includes these proteins:
- the MRPL51 gene encoding 39S ribosomal protein L51, mitochondrial, producing MASWLFVTVTRGLLGRSFFSPQACRLASTGNPYPFRVREPHKPKPVDRWTEKRALFGVYDNIGILGNFQCHPKDLIRGPQWLRGWRGNELQRCIRKKKMVGDRMFDDDYKNLNKRIRFLYRRFNRTGKHR from the exons ATGGCATCATGGTTGTTCGTGACGGTGACACGCGGCTTGTTAGGACGCAGCTTCTTCTCTCCCCAGGCTTGTAGGCTGGCCAGTACCG GTAATCCATACCCCTTCCGTGTGAGGGAGCCTCACAAACCCAAACCAGTTGATCGATGGACAGAAAAAAGAGCACTGTTTGGGGTCTATGACAACATTGGAATTTTGG GAAACTTCCAGTGCCACCCCAAGGACCTGATCAGAGGCCCCCAATGGTTACGTGGCTGGCGGGGCAATGAACTGCAAAGATGCATTCGcaagaagaaaatggtgggtgacCGGATGTTCGATGACGATTACAAGAACCTGAACAAGAGGATAAGATTTTTGTATAGACGCTTCAACCGTACCGGGAAGCACCGCTAA
- the LOC125437268 gene encoding vesicle-associated membrane protein 2-like isoform X2, translating to MSDPDQPSDLGAGPEATESSGGPPEQPPDLTSNRRLNHAQAEVNQVVDILHDNMTKVIERDVMISSLDDKADSLHESAKMFENSTTALARKYWCQNMKMMIILGVICAIAVIAIAVYFFT from the exons AT GTCTGATCCAGATCAGCCATCTGATCTCGGAGCAGGACCAGAAGCAACAGAATCTTCCGGAGGCCCTCCTGAACAACCCCCAGATTTGACCAGTAACCGCCGCTTGAACCATGCTCAAGCAGAAGTGAACCAA gTGGTGGACATTTTGCATGATAACATGACCAAAGTCATCGAACGAGATGTCATGATAAGCAGCTTGGATGACAAAGCGGACTCTCTCCATGAGAGTGCCAAGATGTTTGAAAACAGTACGACTGCTCTTGCGAGGAAATACTGGTGCCAGAACATGAAG aTGATGATTATTTTGGGAGTGATCTGTGCTATTGCGGTCATTGCAATTGCAG TCTACTTTTTTACCTGA
- the LOC125437268 gene encoding vesicle-associated membrane protein 2-like isoform X1, which yields MSDPDQPSDLGAGPEATESSGGPPEQPPDLTSNRRLNHAQAEVNQVVDILHDNMTKVIERDVMISSLDDKADSLHESAKMFENSTTALARKYWCQNMKMMIILGVICAIAVIAIAGTTERAGNEAAVFNLKWPFSLSSLEGWTLASSKAR from the exons AT GTCTGATCCAGATCAGCCATCTGATCTCGGAGCAGGACCAGAAGCAACAGAATCTTCCGGAGGCCCTCCTGAACAACCCCCAGATTTGACCAGTAACCGCCGCTTGAACCATGCTCAAGCAGAAGTGAACCAA gTGGTGGACATTTTGCATGATAACATGACCAAAGTCATCGAACGAGATGTCATGATAAGCAGCTTGGATGACAAAGCGGACTCTCTCCATGAGAGTGCCAAGATGTTTGAAAACAGTACGACTGCTCTTGCGAGGAAATACTGGTGCCAGAACATGAAG aTGATGATTATTTTGGGAGTGATCTGTGCTATTGCGGTCATTGCAATTGCAG GGACAACAGAGAGAGCTGGGAATGAAGCTGCTGTCTTCAAtttgaagtggccattttctctcagCTCACTGGAGGGATGGACATTAGCCAGCTCCAAGGCCAGATGA